In one Vulgatibacter incomptus genomic region, the following are encoded:
- a CDS encoding diguanylate cyclase domain-containing protein: MRSPSAHPFSLPFAIDEALTRLARVATQALGAPRALVVWRGGGTVSGGSSEAGAFRSSAPVALILDVQRPVLVEDANDLPESEPKALAEMLGARSLVLVPIHQPTARGAIVVCDPEARGWGGDALASLEDLADGVLTWWKLQEEAAARRKREDELDLLHSISQAAFLAPDVASAIFATLKQVCSFTGWEYGEAWLPDAADLRLSCAPFWFASRDDPFTRISRTYTFERGVGLPGTVWETGRPIWERDLAASSSYTRLALAAPLGIRSAVGLPVLTGDRVEAVLVFHATRLGKEDRRFVQSISTVASKLGEVVAAKRAEEQLRVSEARFAGIVTMAEEAIVSVDDESRITLFNPAAERLFGYEAAEVLGRAFDLLMPDETRARQSSLVRAFIDSGASDGEAPRRGEVTGLKKNGEEFVAEATIARLEVFGAAPASTFVLRDITERIHAEKLLKAQAIGDELTGLHNRRGFLLLAGQKLFSARRSNAACVLLYLDLDGFKAINDVHGHPEGDVALVETARLLRGTFRDTDVVGRLGGDEFVVLARSGEESDPVAAMCERLQQRFAEANAAGGRPYALACSIGAARWEPEDPVALEELLATADAELLKVKRAKKAANPHVRAP; the protein is encoded by the coding sequence ATGAGATCCCCTTCAGCCCACCCGTTTTCCCTGCCTTTCGCGATCGATGAGGCGCTGACCCGGCTCGCGCGCGTCGCGACCCAGGCGCTTGGTGCCCCGCGGGCGTTGGTCGTCTGGCGTGGCGGCGGAACGGTCTCCGGCGGGTCATCCGAGGCCGGAGCGTTCCGATCTTCCGCCCCGGTCGCCCTGATCCTCGACGTGCAGCGCCCGGTGCTGGTCGAGGACGCAAACGACCTGCCTGAGAGCGAACCGAAGGCGCTCGCGGAGATGCTCGGCGCTCGCTCGCTCGTCCTGGTCCCCATCCACCAGCCCACGGCGCGTGGCGCGATCGTGGTCTGCGATCCGGAGGCCCGCGGCTGGGGCGGAGACGCTCTCGCGTCGCTCGAGGATCTCGCGGATGGAGTCCTGACCTGGTGGAAGCTCCAGGAGGAAGCTGCGGCGCGGAGGAAGCGGGAGGACGAGCTCGACCTCCTCCACTCGATCTCCCAAGCGGCCTTTCTGGCGCCGGACGTCGCGAGCGCAATCTTCGCGACGCTGAAGCAGGTCTGTAGCTTCACCGGCTGGGAATACGGTGAGGCGTGGCTCCCCGACGCAGCCGACCTCCGGCTGTCTTGCGCCCCGTTTTGGTTCGCCTCGCGCGACGATCCATTCACGCGAATCAGCCGCACCTACACCTTCGAACGCGGTGTGGGACTGCCAGGGACGGTGTGGGAGACCGGCCGGCCGATCTGGGAACGCGACCTCGCCGCTTCGTCCTCGTACACGCGCCTCGCCCTCGCGGCTCCCCTCGGGATCCGATCGGCGGTGGGGCTCCCGGTCCTCACCGGCGACAGGGTGGAGGCCGTGCTGGTGTTCCACGCGACCCGCCTCGGCAAGGAGGACCGGCGCTTCGTCCAGTCGATCTCCACGGTGGCGTCGAAGCTGGGGGAGGTGGTGGCGGCAAAGCGCGCGGAGGAGCAGCTCCGCGTCTCGGAGGCCCGTTTCGCAGGGATCGTCACGATGGCGGAAGAAGCGATCGTCTCCGTGGACGACGAGTCGAGGATTACGCTCTTCAACCCCGCTGCGGAGCGGTTGTTCGGCTACGAAGCGGCGGAGGTCCTGGGCCGGGCCTTCGACCTCCTCATGCCCGACGAGACCCGAGCTCGACAATCATCGCTGGTGCGAGCCTTCATCGACTCCGGCGCGTCCGACGGAGAGGCACCTCGGCGCGGCGAGGTAACGGGCCTGAAGAAAAATGGCGAAGAGTTCGTCGCCGAAGCGACGATCGCGCGCCTGGAGGTCTTTGGCGCCGCGCCGGCGTCCACGTTCGTGCTGCGGGACATCACGGAGCGCATCCACGCGGAGAAGCTGCTGAAGGCCCAGGCGATCGGCGACGAGCTCACCGGCCTTCACAATCGGCGGGGTTTTCTGCTCCTGGCTGGCCAGAAGCTCTTCTCTGCCAGGCGTTCCAACGCCGCCTGTGTCCTCCTGTACCTGGATCTGGACGGCTTCAAGGCGATCAACGACGTTCACGGACACCCGGAGGGAGACGTGGCGCTCGTCGAGACGGCGCGGCTGTTACGCGGGACCTTTCGCGATACGGACGTGGTCGGTCGGCTTGGCGGCGACGAGTTCGTCGTGCTGGCTCGCAGCGGGGAGGAGTCGGATCCCGTCGCGGCGATGTGCGAACGTCTCCAACAGCGCTTCGCGGAGGCAAACGCCGCCGGGGGTCGGCCCTACGCCCTGGCCTGCTCGATTGG
- a CDS encoding DUF4833 domain-containing protein codes for MVRWKGWLAGLLSAATLAGALTAFATPKAAEATHATVAVKAPDLLFSVARSKNSNVLVYELRGGNGAIDVKEPVRAKWIMLEKDGHEEGLTKLEQRAYGVKVLSASPSEAKIALAALPDREVTVRNGPDGPEAIMEIDGVPSRLESIFVESKEGIFPKVKWVDVSGVSLADGSAVTERITP; via the coding sequence ATGGTCCGATGGAAGGGGTGGCTCGCAGGGTTGCTGTCCGCCGCGACGTTGGCCGGAGCCCTCACCGCCTTCGCGACTCCGAAAGCGGCCGAGGCCACTCACGCGACGGTCGCGGTCAAGGCGCCCGATCTCCTCTTCAGCGTGGCCCGCAGCAAGAACTCCAACGTCCTCGTCTACGAGCTCCGCGGGGGGAACGGCGCCATCGACGTGAAGGAACCCGTCCGCGCCAAGTGGATCATGCTCGAGAAGGACGGCCACGAGGAAGGCCTCACCAAGCTCGAGCAGAGGGCCTACGGCGTGAAGGTGCTCTCGGCTTCGCCATCGGAGGCGAAGATCGCGCTCGCCGCGCTGCCCGACCGCGAGGTCACGGTCCGCAACGGGCCCGACGGCCCCGAGGCGATCATGGAGATCGACGGCGTCCCTTCCCGGCTCGAGTCGATCTTCGTCGAGAGCAAGGAAGGCATCTTCCCCAAGGTGAAGTGGGTGGACGTCTCCGGCGTCTCGCTCGCCGACGGGTCGGCGGTGACCGAGCGCATCACGCCGTAG
- a CDS encoding efflux transporter outer membrane subunit codes for MVERFVGRVVPSILLLSFAGGCTMAPAYTRPDAPVAETFPVEEAPVTGVPAAALGWRDVFGDARLQALLTLALENNRDLRIAALDVQRVEALYQIQRAPLLPNLSAGGSSTLQEPTGAIPGANAAPRHQFSASAFVTAWELDFFGRIRSLSDAALERYFATAEGMKSVHLALVSQVASAYFSERALAEQLVLAQETLDIVEQSFAITKRSFEVGTASELDLRTSESQVETARFNLAFFEQRHAQSENALVFLVGMPLPSDLPEPRPLEESIVFAEIPEGLPADLLQRRPDILAAEHQLMAANASIGAARAAFFPAITLTGAAGFASVDLGDLFTGNAFNWSFTPKITVPIFQGGALKANLNATEISKSIEVERYQRSIQAAFREVADALVARTSIDQRIKSQTVRVAADLRRYELADQRYRAGIDRYVTFLEAQRDLYQAQVLLIDTQLERLSNVAALYRALGGGWLENAEGSDAG; via the coding sequence ATGGTTGAGAGATTTGTTGGCCGGGTCGTCCCGTCGATCCTGCTCCTGTCCTTCGCCGGGGGATGCACGATGGCGCCGGCGTACACCCGCCCCGACGCGCCGGTGGCCGAGACCTTTCCGGTGGAGGAGGCCCCCGTCACGGGCGTGCCCGCCGCCGCGCTGGGCTGGCGGGACGTGTTCGGCGACGCGCGCCTCCAGGCCCTCCTCACCCTGGCCCTCGAAAACAACCGCGATCTCCGCATCGCGGCCCTCGACGTCCAGCGAGTGGAGGCGCTCTACCAGATCCAGAGGGCGCCGCTCCTGCCCAACCTCTCCGCCGGCGGCTCCAGCACGCTCCAGGAGCCGACGGGCGCGATCCCCGGCGCCAACGCGGCGCCCAGGCACCAGTTCTCGGCGAGCGCTTTCGTCACGGCCTGGGAGCTCGATTTCTTCGGAAGGATCCGCTCGCTGAGCGACGCGGCGCTGGAGCGCTACTTCGCCACGGCGGAGGGCATGAAGAGCGTCCACCTCGCCCTCGTGTCCCAGGTGGCCAGCGCGTATTTCTCCGAGCGCGCGCTCGCCGAGCAGCTCGTGCTGGCGCAGGAGACCCTCGACATCGTGGAGCAGTCCTTCGCGATCACGAAGCGCTCCTTCGAGGTCGGCACCGCCTCCGAGCTCGACCTGCGCACCTCCGAGAGCCAGGTGGAGACCGCGCGGTTCAACCTGGCGTTCTTCGAGCAGCGCCACGCGCAGTCGGAGAATGCGCTCGTCTTCCTGGTCGGCATGCCGCTCCCGTCGGATCTCCCGGAGCCCAGGCCGCTGGAGGAGTCGATCGTCTTCGCCGAGATCCCCGAGGGGCTCCCTGCGGACCTCCTGCAGCGCCGGCCCGACATCCTCGCGGCCGAGCACCAGCTCATGGCGGCGAACGCGTCGATCGGCGCGGCCCGCGCGGCGTTCTTTCCCGCGATCACCCTCACCGGCGCCGCGGGTTTCGCCAGCGTGGATCTCGGCGATCTCTTCACGGGCAACGCCTTCAACTGGAGCTTCACGCCGAAGATCACCGTCCCGATCTTCCAGGGCGGCGCGCTGAAGGCCAACCTCAACGCCACCGAGATCTCGAAGTCGATCGAGGTCGAGAGGTACCAGCGCTCGATCCAGGCGGCGTTCCGGGAGGTGGCGGACGCGCTGGTCGCGCGCACGAGCATCGACCAGCGGATCAAGTCGCAGACCGTGCGGGTCGCGGCCGACCTGCGCCGCTACGAGCTGGCCGACCAGCGCTACCGGGCGGGCATCGATCGCTACGTGACGTTCCTGGAGGCGCAGCGCGATCTCTACCAGGCGCAGGTGCTGCTGATCGACACGCAGCTCGAGCGCCTGAGCAACGTGGCGGCGCTCTACCGCGCCTTGGGCGGCGGCTGGCTGGAGAATGCGGAGGGCTCGGACGCGGGCTGA
- a CDS encoding efflux RND transporter permease subunit produces the protein MARFFIDRPIFAWVIAILIMLAGGLAILKLPVAQYPAIAPPEIGVRAVYPGADAQTLENTVTQVIEQKLNGIDGLRYFKSESLSSGMVNISVTFEPWVNPDIAQVQVQNKVSSAEPLLPEEVKRQGVTVFKTSRNFIQIFTFISEDGSLKRNDISDYVASNVVDQIARVPGVGETQLFGAPYAMKIWLDPDKLTAFGLTPDDVANAIRSQNTQISAGQLGGAPSLPGTSFNATITAQSRLTSPEEFRNILLRVNRDGAQVRVGDVARVELTGENADTDSYYNNMPAASLGVKLATGANALDTAKAVRAKVDELSAFFPPGMKTEISTDTTPFVRLSIESVVHTLFEAIILVFLVMFLFLQNFRATLIPTIAAPVVLLGVFGVLSAFGFTINTLTMFGMVLAIGLLVDDAIVVVENVERVMSEEGLSPKEATKRSMGQISSALLGVTTVLSAVFVPMAFFGGSVGAIYRQFSITIVSSMVLSLVVAMTFTPALCATMLKAGHHGGARKGFFGWFNRGYDRGQAAYDGTVGKLLGMRGRAMIAYVAIVVVMGVLLVRLPTSFLPDEDQGTLNAMVTLPPGSTMEQTKAVLDKVTNHFLENEKESVESVLAIVGFNYGGRGQNNGIAFVRLKDWSERKSPELRAQAVAQRAAIALSKYKEAMAFAFTPPAVSDLGTGTGFELQLLDRAGQGRQALIAARNQLVEAANANPAASRVRPSGQEDSTQYKIDIDREKAAALGLSLASVNQTLATAWGGAYVNDFIDRGRVKKVYMQADAPFRMQPGDLDRWYARNDQGQMVPFSSFASGRWTWGSPRLERFNGLPTVQIQGDTPQGRSSGESMAAMSELAAHLPQGYGIEWSGLSYEERLSGSQAPALYAISLLVIFLCLAALYESWTVPFSVMLVVPLGVIGALAAAFLFGMRNDVYFQVGLLTTIGLSAKNAILIVEFARELRAKGAGLVQATLEASRMRLRPILMTSLAFILGVTPLAISKSAGAGAQNAIGIGVIGGMVSGTVLAVLFVPVLFVVVVGFFEKKQPEATEAPALEERLHG, from the coding sequence GTGGCCAGATTCTTCATCGATCGCCCGATCTTCGCGTGGGTGATCGCCATCCTGATCATGCTCGCGGGCGGCCTCGCGATCCTCAAGCTGCCCGTGGCGCAGTACCCGGCCATCGCGCCGCCGGAGATCGGCGTCCGCGCGGTCTACCCGGGCGCCGACGCGCAGACCCTCGAGAACACCGTCACCCAGGTGATCGAGCAGAAGCTCAACGGCATCGACGGCCTGCGCTACTTCAAGTCCGAGAGCCTCAGCTCCGGCATGGTGAACATCTCCGTCACCTTCGAGCCCTGGGTGAACCCCGACATCGCCCAGGTGCAGGTGCAGAACAAGGTCTCCAGCGCCGAGCCGCTGCTGCCGGAGGAGGTGAAGCGCCAGGGCGTCACCGTCTTCAAGACCTCCCGAAACTTCATCCAGATCTTCACCTTCATCTCGGAGGACGGGAGCCTCAAGCGGAACGACATCTCCGACTACGTCGCCTCCAACGTGGTCGACCAGATCGCGCGCGTCCCGGGCGTGGGCGAGACCCAGCTCTTCGGCGCTCCCTACGCGATGAAGATCTGGCTCGACCCGGACAAGCTCACCGCCTTTGGCCTGACGCCGGACGACGTCGCCAACGCGATCCGCTCACAGAACACGCAGATCTCGGCGGGCCAGCTCGGCGGCGCCCCCTCCCTCCCCGGCACCTCGTTCAACGCCACCATCACCGCCCAGAGCCGCCTCACGTCCCCGGAGGAGTTCCGCAACATCCTCCTGCGGGTGAACCGCGACGGCGCGCAGGTGCGCGTGGGCGATGTGGCGCGGGTGGAGCTCACCGGCGAGAACGCCGACACCGACTCCTACTACAACAACATGCCGGCGGCCTCGCTCGGCGTGAAGCTCGCCACCGGCGCCAACGCGCTCGACACCGCGAAGGCGGTCCGCGCCAAGGTCGATGAGCTGTCCGCGTTCTTTCCGCCGGGCATGAAGACCGAGATCTCGACGGACACGACGCCCTTCGTGCGCCTGTCGATCGAGAGCGTGGTCCACACGCTCTTCGAAGCCATCATCCTCGTCTTCCTGGTGATGTTCCTCTTCCTGCAGAACTTCCGGGCCACGCTGATCCCCACGATCGCGGCGCCGGTCGTGCTGCTGGGCGTGTTCGGCGTTCTCTCCGCCTTCGGCTTCACCATCAACACCCTCACCATGTTCGGCATGGTGCTCGCGATCGGCCTCCTGGTCGACGACGCGATCGTGGTGGTGGAGAACGTCGAGCGCGTGATGAGCGAGGAGGGCCTCTCCCCCAAGGAGGCGACGAAGCGATCGATGGGGCAGATCTCCTCGGCGCTCCTCGGCGTGACCACGGTGCTCTCTGCCGTCTTCGTGCCGATGGCCTTCTTCGGCGGCTCGGTGGGCGCCATCTACCGGCAGTTCTCGATCACGATCGTCTCCTCGATGGTCCTCTCACTCGTCGTGGCGATGACGTTCACACCTGCCCTCTGCGCCACGATGCTGAAGGCGGGCCACCACGGGGGCGCTCGCAAGGGCTTCTTCGGATGGTTCAACCGCGGCTATGACCGTGGCCAGGCGGCCTACGACGGCACGGTGGGGAAGCTCCTCGGGATGCGGGGCCGCGCCATGATCGCATACGTCGCGATCGTCGTGGTCATGGGCGTCCTGCTGGTCCGGTTGCCCACGTCCTTCCTGCCCGACGAGGATCAGGGGACGCTCAACGCGATGGTGACGCTCCCGCCGGGCTCCACCATGGAGCAGACCAAGGCGGTCCTCGACAAGGTCACGAACCACTTCCTCGAGAACGAGAAGGAATCGGTCGAGTCGGTCCTCGCCATCGTGGGCTTCAACTACGGCGGGCGTGGACAGAACAACGGTATCGCCTTCGTGCGGCTGAAGGACTGGTCCGAGCGCAAGTCACCCGAGCTACGAGCGCAGGCGGTCGCCCAGCGCGCCGCGATCGCCCTCTCCAAGTACAAGGAGGCGATGGCGTTTGCGTTCACGCCTCCTGCCGTCTCCGATCTCGGCACCGGCACCGGCTTCGAGCTCCAGCTCCTGGATCGGGCCGGTCAGGGCCGGCAGGCCTTGATCGCGGCGCGCAACCAGCTCGTCGAGGCGGCGAACGCGAATCCTGCCGCGTCCCGCGTACGTCCCTCCGGCCAGGAGGACTCGACCCAGTACAAGATCGACATCGATCGGGAGAAGGCGGCGGCCCTCGGCCTCTCGCTCGCCTCGGTCAACCAGACCCTCGCCACGGCGTGGGGCGGCGCCTACGTGAACGACTTCATCGATCGGGGCCGCGTCAAGAAGGTCTACATGCAGGCGGACGCCCCGTTCCGCATGCAGCCCGGCGATCTCGATCGCTGGTACGCCCGCAACGACCAGGGCCAGATGGTCCCGTTCTCCTCCTTCGCCTCCGGGCGATGGACGTGGGGCTCGCCCCGCCTCGAGCGCTTCAACGGCCTCCCCACCGTGCAGATCCAGGGCGACACGCCGCAGGGACGCAGCTCGGGCGAGTCGATGGCCGCGATGTCCGAGCTCGCGGCGCACCTGCCGCAGGGCTACGGCATCGAGTGGTCGGGCCTCTCCTACGAGGAGCGTCTCTCCGGCTCCCAGGCGCCGGCGCTCTACGCGATCTCGCTCCTCGTGATCTTCCTCTGCCTCGCCGCCCTCTACGAGAGCTGGACGGTCCCGTTCTCCGTGATGCTGGTGGTGCCCCTGGGCGTGATCGGCGCGCTGGCCGCGGCCTTCCTCTTTGGCATGCGAAACGACGTCTATTTCCAGGTCGGCCTGCTCACGACCATCGGCCTGTCCGCGAAGAACGCGATCTTGATCGTGGAGTTCGCCAGGGAGCTGCGCGCCAAGGGCGCGGGCCTCGTGCAGGCGACGCTCGAGGCGTCCCGGATGCGCCTGCGTCCGATCCTCATGACCTCGCTGGCGTTCATCCTGGGCGTGACGCCGCTGGCGATCTCCAAGAGCGCCGGCGCAGGCGCGCAGAACGCGATCGGCATCGGCGTGATCGGCGGCATGGTCTCGGGCACGGTGCTCGCGGTGCTCTTCGTGCCCGTGCTCTTCGTGGTGGTCGTCGGCTTCTTCGAGAAGAAGCAGCCGGAGGCCACCGAGGCTCCCGCGCTGGAGGAGCGCCTCCATGGTTGA
- the gyrA gene encoding DNA gyrase subunit A, translating into MSADTTLPPPPGAPSANTLPINIEDEMRRSYLDYSMSVIIGRALPDVRDGLKPVHRRILYAMFDEGLLHNRKFSKCAGTVGEVLKKYHPHGDASVYDALVRLAQDWNMRYLLVDGQGNFGSIDGDSAAAYRYTEARLTKLAEQMLADIDKDTVDFGPNFDDATTEPLVLPTRFPNLLVNGSAGIAVGMATNIPPHNMGEVLDACLHLIDQPRCSIQDLIEYVPGPDFPTGGIINGRNGILEAYLSGRGSIRVRAKYEIERDEKRDRETIIIRELPYQVNKARLIERIAELVKEKKIEGISDIRDESDREEKVRIVIEVKRDAIGQIVVNNLFQQTSLESTFGVTMLAIDGNVPRILNLKEMLERFVAHRRDVVTRRTKYELRKAEERLHLVEGLVVAQDLIDLVVALIRKAKDPEEARWGLQNILSPSLYEHERFVDLPRIDPEVAKAGLARVVERVQRDEPKFAGLSREYLGSGFSELQAKAILDMRLAKLTNMERDELVAELVGLVRDIGWFKEILGSELTLLGVIKRELTEVRDQFSDKRRTEIQGEAGVITREDLIAEEDMAVTLSHNGYVKRNPISLYRAQRRGGRGKSGAGTREEDFIESLFVASTHAYMLVFTTKGKLYWLKVHEIPQAGRTALGRPIVNLVQFQEGETLAKVLPVRHFEEGKFVVLVTRKGIIKKTDLMAYSNIRSNGIIALGIEDGDELVAAMLTDGSAQILVSTANGMAIRFDENDVRAMGRAAYGVKAMTLDDDDWVVGADVVSAGAAILTVTENGFGKRTEENEYRLQNRGGKGLITIKTTDRNGKVAGACQVADDDEVMLITNAGTLIRMAVNEISVIGRNTQGVRLITVGSEQEKVVSVARLADVEKVDEGDVVDVADEAGEP; encoded by the coding sequence TTGTCCGCCGACACGACGCTGCCGCCCCCACCCGGCGCCCCCTCTGCCAACACGCTGCCGATCAACATCGAAGACGAGATGCGACGGTCGTATCTCGACTACTCGATGTCGGTGATCATCGGCCGCGCGCTGCCGGACGTCCGCGACGGCCTCAAGCCCGTGCATCGACGCATCCTCTACGCGATGTTCGACGAGGGCCTGCTCCACAACCGGAAGTTCTCGAAGTGCGCCGGTACCGTCGGCGAGGTGCTGAAGAAGTACCACCCCCACGGTGACGCCTCGGTCTACGACGCGCTGGTCCGCCTCGCGCAGGACTGGAACATGCGCTACCTGCTCGTGGACGGGCAGGGCAACTTCGGCTCCATCGACGGCGACTCGGCCGCGGCGTACCGATACACCGAGGCCCGGCTCACGAAGCTCGCCGAGCAGATGCTCGCCGACATCGACAAGGACACTGTCGACTTCGGCCCGAACTTCGACGACGCGACCACCGAGCCCCTGGTCCTCCCGACCCGCTTCCCCAACCTCCTGGTGAACGGCTCCGCGGGCATCGCGGTGGGAATGGCGACGAACATCCCGCCCCACAACATGGGCGAGGTCCTGGACGCCTGCCTCCACCTCATCGATCAGCCGCGCTGCTCGATTCAGGACCTGATCGAGTACGTGCCCGGGCCGGATTTCCCCACCGGCGGCATCATCAACGGCCGCAACGGGATCCTCGAGGCCTACCTCTCCGGCCGCGGGAGCATCCGCGTCCGCGCGAAGTACGAGATCGAGCGGGACGAGAAGCGAGACCGCGAGACGATCATCATCCGCGAGCTCCCCTACCAGGTGAACAAGGCCCGCCTCATCGAGCGGATCGCCGAGCTCGTGAAGGAAAAGAAGATCGAGGGGATCTCCGACATCCGAGACGAGTCGGATCGCGAGGAGAAGGTCCGGATCGTGATCGAGGTGAAGCGCGACGCGATCGGCCAGATCGTCGTGAACAACCTCTTCCAGCAGACCTCGCTCGAGTCGACCTTCGGCGTGACGATGCTGGCGATCGACGGCAACGTCCCCCGCATCCTCAACCTCAAGGAGATGCTCGAGCGCTTCGTCGCGCACCGCCGCGACGTGGTCACGCGCCGGACGAAGTACGAGCTGCGCAAGGCCGAGGAGCGGCTGCACCTGGTCGAGGGCCTGGTGGTCGCCCAGGATCTCATCGACCTCGTGGTCGCGCTGATCCGCAAGGCGAAGGATCCCGAGGAGGCCCGCTGGGGCCTGCAAAACATCCTCTCCCCCTCCCTCTACGAGCACGAGCGCTTCGTCGACCTGCCCCGGATCGATCCGGAGGTGGCGAAGGCGGGCCTGGCCCGCGTGGTCGAGCGCGTGCAGCGCGACGAGCCGAAGTTCGCCGGCCTCTCCCGCGAGTACCTGGGCAGCGGCTTCTCGGAGCTTCAGGCGAAGGCCATTCTGGACATGCGCCTCGCCAAGCTCACCAACATGGAGCGCGACGAGCTCGTGGCGGAGCTCGTGGGCCTCGTGCGCGACATCGGCTGGTTCAAGGAGATCCTCGGCAGCGAGCTGACCCTCCTCGGCGTGATCAAGCGCGAGCTCACCGAGGTACGCGACCAGTTCTCCGACAAGCGCCGCACCGAGATCCAGGGCGAGGCGGGTGTCATCACCCGCGAGGATCTGATCGCGGAAGAGGACATGGCGGTCACGCTCAGCCACAACGGCTACGTGAAGCGCAACCCGATCAGCCTCTATCGGGCGCAGCGTCGCGGTGGGCGCGGCAAGTCGGGCGCGGGTACGCGTGAGGAGGACTTCATCGAGTCCCTCTTCGTTGCGAGCACCCACGCCTACATGCTCGTCTTCACCACCAAGGGGAAGCTCTACTGGCTCAAGGTCCACGAGATCCCGCAGGCGGGACGCACCGCGCTGGGCCGGCCGATCGTCAACCTGGTGCAGTTCCAGGAGGGCGAGACCCTGGCCAAGGTGCTGCCGGTGCGGCACTTCGAGGAGGGCAAGTTCGTCGTGCTGGTGACCCGCAAGGGCATCATCAAGAAGACGGACCTCATGGCCTACTCGAACATCCGCTCGAACGGCATCATCGCCCTGGGCATCGAGGACGGCGACGAGCTGGTCGCCGCGATGCTCACCGACGGCAGCGCCCAGATCCTGGTCTCCACCGCGAACGGCATGGCGATCCGCTTCGACGAGAACGACGTCCGGGCCATGGGCCGCGCCGCCTACGGGGTGAAGGCGATGACCCTCGACGACGACGACTGGGTGGTGGGCGCCGACGTGGTCTCGGCGGGTGCCGCCATCCTCACGGTCACCGAGAACGGCTTCGGCAAGCGCACCGAGGAGAACGAGTACCGGCTCCAGAACCGTGGCGGCAAGGGCCTCATCACGATCAAGACCACCGACCGCAACGGCAAGGTCGCCGGGGCGTGCCAGGTGGCGGACGACGACGAGGTGATGCTGATCACCAACGCCGGCACGCTCATCCGCATGGCCGTCAACGAGATCAGCGTGATCGGCCGGAACACCCAGGGCGTCCGCTTGATCACCGTCGGCTCCGAGCAGGAGAAGGTCGTCAGCGTGGCCCGCCTCGCCGACGTCGAGAAGGTCGACGAAGGCGACGTCGTCGACGTCGCCGACGAGGCCGGCGAGCCGTAA
- a CDS encoding tetratricopeptide repeat protein, producing the protein MLRHVTLLALVAALSVSGCKSSVESRLQRARDLTFAGKAQQAAAEFRTLLTYLDDVSADDDASLAARVESLARLGDLSYLDLRDYRGAASAYRRLIALAPAHEESIAAREKLAELSRRFFNDLPEAIGQWQALAALEGPDADRFGYLVTNGYFELREYEQSRKEAAALAARSPESKWTGDALFVAGSAWQFEEKHGEAIVAFEEVERRFPDSELASRARFQIGVEQLALREPESALASFVQALKRHPDPQSVQAQISRARRQVAEARRIEHSAKTGFEG; encoded by the coding sequence ATGCTCCGACATGTCACGCTCCTTGCCCTGGTCGCCGCCCTCTCGGTCTCCGGCTGCAAGTCGTCCGTGGAGTCGCGGCTCCAGCGCGCCCGTGACCTCACCTTCGCTGGAAAGGCCCAGCAGGCCGCCGCCGAGTTCCGGACGCTCCTCACGTACCTCGACGACGTGTCGGCCGACGACGATGCGAGCCTGGCGGCGCGTGTGGAGTCCCTGGCGCGGCTTGGTGACCTCAGCTACCTCGATCTGCGCGACTATCGCGGCGCCGCCTCAGCGTACCGGCGCCTGATCGCGCTGGCGCCGGCCCACGAGGAGTCGATCGCCGCCCGCGAGAAGCTCGCCGAGCTCTCCCGCCGTTTCTTCAACGACCTCCCAGAGGCGATCGGCCAGTGGCAGGCGCTGGCGGCCCTGGAAGGGCCCGACGCGGATCGCTTCGGCTATCTCGTGACGAACGGCTACTTCGAGCTCCGCGAGTACGAGCAGAGCCGCAAGGAGGCCGCAGCCCTCGCGGCGCGCTCCCCCGAGAGCAAGTGGACCGGAGATGCCCTCTTCGTAGCCGGCAGCGCGTGGCAGTTCGAGGAGAAGCACGGAGAGGCGATCGTCGCGTTCGAGGAGGTCGAGCGCCGCTTCCCGGACAGCGAGCTCGCCTCTAGGGCCCGGTTCCAGATCGGCGTGGAGCAGCTCGCGCTCCGTGAACCGGAGTCCGCCCTCGCCAGCTTCGTCCAGGCCCTGAAGCGCCACCCGGACCCGCAGAGCGTCCAGGCCCAGATCTCCCGCGCCCGGCGGCAGGTCGCGGAGGCTCGCCGGATCGAGCACAGCGCGAAGACGGGCTTCGAGGGCTGA